From Anopheles coluzzii chromosome 3, AcolN3, whole genome shotgun sequence, the proteins below share one genomic window:
- the LOC120959956 gene encoding mitochondrial import receptor subunit TOM70, translating to MTTGSTGSTFPKWQLALLIGTPVAIGLGYLYWRKSGDQGGDKLTKKRLADLKDKTISLDGDTSEAAGKQQPADAKPLTGRDLANKHKTDGNAHFRVGKYDLAIREYDAAIEHCPTYEATDRATYYQNRAAAYEQLQNWAAVIKDCTSAIECNPAYAKALVRRAKAYEQQQDLSRALEDITAACIVDRFQNKATLVSADRILRELGQQHGREAMKSKKPTYPSKQFLKSYFSSFNNDPIGKLVVASTEQKGFIKAKALFDSAEYEGIVAACTEELEKSESESEYKLEALLLRGTFYNLIACYEEAKQDLDAVIELETADKRLRSNALIKRASLAMQTEPDSPGECFKYFARAETIDSTNGDIFHHRGQVYILTDRMDDAIADFERAYQLCPTSGIIATHLCYASYRQAAQNRDESAIGRIRKRFNEILDQYADCVECYSILAQVLTEEQKFDEADSCFARALKVEPDNAQIYVHRGLLQLQWKGDIDEGVKLIKKAIQIDGKCEFAYETLGTIEVQRGNLVEAIKLFERAIELARTEMSLVHLYSLKDAAVAQVDVAKNMGLSISNIQPNF from the coding sequence ATGACGACGGGTAGCACGGGATCAACATTCCCCAAATGGCAGCTGGCGCTGCTGATCGGTACGCCCGTGGCCATCGGACTCGGCTACCTGTACTGGCGCAAATCGGGCGACCAGGGCGGCGACAAGCTGACCAAGAAGCGGTTGGCCGACCTGAAGGACAAAACCATCTCGCTCGATGGTGACACGTCGGAGGCCGCCGGCAAGCAACAGCCGGCCGATGCGAAACCGCTGACCGGGCGCGATCTGGCCAACAAGCACAAGACGGACGGCAACGCACACTTCCGGGTGGGGAAGTACGACCTGGCGATCCGGGAGTACGATGCGGCGATCGAGCACTGTCCCACGTACGAGGCGACGGACCGGGCCACCTACTACCAGAACCGGGCGGCCGCGTACGAGCAGCTACAGAACTGGGCGGCCGTCATTAAGGACTGCACCAGCGCGATCGAGTGCAATCCGGCGTACGCGAAGGCGCTGGTCCGCCGGGCGAAGGCgtacgagcagcagcaggatctGTCGCGCGCGCTGGAGGACATTACGGCCGCCTGCATTGTGGATCGGTTTCAGAACAAAGCGACACTGGTCAGCGCGGATCGCATACTGCGGGAGTTGGGCCAGCAGCATGGGCGGGAAGCGATGAAGAGCAAAAAACCGACCTACCCGTCGAAGCAGTTCCTCAAGAGCTACTTCAGCTCGTTCAACAACGATCCCATTGGCAAGCTGGTCGTGGCCAGCACGGAACAGAAGGGTTTCATCAAGGCGAAGGCCCTGTTCGACAGCGCCGAGTACGAGGGCATTGTCGCTGCCTGCACCGAGGAGCTGGAGAAGAGCGAGTCCGAGTCGGAGTACAAGCTGGAGGCGCTGCTGCTCCGCGGCACCTTCTACAACCTGATCGCCTGCTACGAGGAGGCGAAACAGGACCTGGACGCGGTAATTGAGCTGGAAACGGCGGACAAGCGGCTCCGCTCGAACGCCCTCATCAAGCGGGCCTCGCTGGCCATGCAAACGGAGCCGGATTCACCGGGCGAATGCTTCAAGTACTTTGCGCGCGCCgaaacgatcgacagcacgAACGGGGACATCTTCCATCACCGCGGCCAGGTGTACATACTGACCGACCGGATGGACGATGCGATCGCGGACTTTGAGCGAGCGTACCAGCTGTGCCCCACGTCCGGCATCATTGCGACGCACCTGTGCTACGCCTCGTACCGGCAGGCGGCCCAAAACCGGGACGAATCGGCCATCGGGCGCATCCGCAAGCGGTTCAACGAGATACTGGACCAGTACGCGGACTGCGTCGAGTGTTACAGCATCCTCGCCCAGGTACTGACCGAGGAGCAGAAGTTCGACGAAGCGGACAGCTGCTTCGCCCGGGCACTGAAGGTCGAGCCGGACAATGCGCAGATCTACGTGCACCGggggctgctgcagctgcagtgGAAGGGCGACATCGACGAGGGCGTGAAGCTGATCAAGAAAGCAATACAGATCGATGGCAAGTGCGAGTTTGCGTACGAAACGCTCGGCACGATCGAGGTGCAGCGCGGCAATCTGGTCGAGGCGATCAAGCTGTTCGAGCGGGCGATCGAGCTGGCGCGCACGGAGATGAGCCTGGTGCATCTGTACTCGCTGAAGGATGCGGCGGTCGCGCAGGTGGACGTGGCGAAGAACATGGGCTTGAGTATTAGCAACATTCAGCCGAACTTTTAA
- the LOC120959957 gene encoding sialin — protein MSTGIAGWITCRQVLNIMVIFGFMLNYALRVNFTIAIVAMTKTLVSTVTGDDNSTTDALNLTDTTTEASVIDEADKFEWDARQQNLMLGSFFWGYVLTELPGGRLAEIVGGRRVFGYSMLFSSLLTLLTPLASNTHYIAVVILRAVLGFFLGASWPAIHPLTAVWIPPMDRSKFIANMMASSLGAAITMPICGFLIATVGWQSVFYFTGGLGLLWSVVWFLVVFETPASHPRITPEERTEIETAINAAGKKKKPSYVPWKSILTSPPVWAIILTHGASVFGFFTVVNQLPTYMKYILHFNIKENGLLSSLPYFGKYAMAVISSHLADYLRKSGKLSTTATRKIFTAFAVMTPGFLMIIQVYMGENRSWAVGIFTLSLFLNGAVTAGYLGNGLDIAPNFSGTIFGMANTLSSFGGFVSAYMVGVLTNDNQTYGQWQIVFWILAVVYITGSSAYVLMGTGELQAWNNPPEKGDGNVETEEGVPLRNQAAAVK, from the exons ATGTCGACCGGCATAGCAG GATGGATAACATGCCGGCAAGTGCTGAACATTATGGTGATCTTCGGCTTCATGCTGAACTATGCGCTGCGCGTAAACTTTACGATCGCGATCGTGGCGATGACGAAAACGCTCGTCAGCACGGTGACCGGTGACGATAACAGCACGACCGACGCCCTCAACCTCACCGACACCACGACCGAAGCGTCCGTGATCGATGAGGCGGACAAGTTCGAGTGGGACGCCCGCCAGCAGAACCTGATGCTTGGCAGCTTCTTCTGGGGCTACGTGCTGACGGAGCTGCCCGGTGGTCGGCTGGCGGAAATCGTCGGTGGACGGCGCGTGTTCGGCTACAGCATGCTGTTTTCCAGCCTGCTGACCCTGCTGACGCCGCTCGCCTCCAACACGCACTACATTGCGGTGGTGATTCTGCGTGCCGTGCTCGGGTTCTTCCTGGGCGCCTCCTGGCCGGCCATACATCCGCTGACGGCGGTGTGGATTCCACCGATGGACCGGTCCAAGTTCATCGCCAACATGATGGCTTCGTCGCTCGGTGCCGCCATTACGATGCCGATCTGTGGGTTCCTGATTGCGACGGTCGGGTGGCAGAGCGTGTTCTACTTCACCGGCGGGCTCGGGCTGCTGTGGTCGGTCGTGTGGTTCCTGGTGGTGTTTGAAACGCCCGCCTCCCATCCGCGCATCACGCCCGAGGAGCGTACGGAAATCGAAACCGCCATCAATGCGGCcggcaagaagaagaagccctCGTACGTGCCGTGGAAGTCGATCCTAACCTCGCCGCCGGTGTGGGCCATCATTCTGACGCACGGTGCGTCCGTGTTTGGGTTCTTCACCGTGGTCAACCAGCTGCCCACCTACATGAAGTACATTCTGCATTTCAACATTAAGGAG AACGGGTTGCTCTCGTCTTTGCCTTACTTTGGCAAGTACGCCATGGCTGTGATTTCATCGCATTTAGCTGATTATTTGAGAAAATCGGGTAAACTGTCGACGACTGCGACGAGAAAGATTTTCACCGCCTTCG CTGTGATGACTCCCGGCTTCTTGATGATTATTCAAGTGTACATGGGAGAGAACCGCTCCTGGGCGGTCGGTATCTTCACGCTGTCCCTCTTCCTTAATGGTGCCGTCACGGCCGGCTATCTCGGCAACGGGCTGGACATTGCGCCCAACTTCTCCGGCACCATCTTCGGTATGGCCAACACGCTCTCCTCGTTCGGTGGCTTCGTGTCGGCGTACATGGTTGGTGTGCTTACCAACGACAAT CAAACCTACGGCCAATGGCAGATTGTGTTCTGGATTCTGGCCGTGGTGTACATTACGGGTTCCTCTGCGTACGTGCTGATGGGTACGGGTGAGCTGCAAGCCTGGAACAATCCGCCGGAGAAGGGCGACGGTAACGTTGAAACGGAGGAAGGCGTGCCGCTGCGCAATCAGGCCGCCGCGGTCAAGTAA
- the LOC120959958 gene encoding adapter molecule Crk, whose product MASFDVYDRSSWYFGAMSRQDATDLLLNERESGVFLVRDSTTIVGDFVLCVREDSKVSHYIINKLPSGDECFVYRIGDQTFADLPDLLSFYKLHYLDTTPLRRPMVRRLEKVIGKFDFDGSDPDDLPFKKGEILHIISKDEEQWWTARNGAGQTGQIPVPYVTRYEENIIERPNSGGGGGGGAGPGHHHHHHAHPATGGGGMHHSENSNIFKSNLNRQLPALARVKQERVPNAYDETALKLSVGDVIKVLKTNINGQWEGELKGKIGHFPFTHVEFIDE is encoded by the coding sequence ATGGCATCCTTCGACGTGTACGATCGGTCGAGCTGGTACTTCGGGGCGATGTCACGCCAGGACGCAACCGATCTGCTGCTGAACGAGCGCGAAAGTGGCGTATTTCTGGTGCGCGACAGCACAACGATCGTGGGCGACTTTGTGCTGTGCGTACGGGAAGACTCGAAAGTGAGCCACTACATCATCAACAAACTGCCATCGGGCGATGAGTGTTTCGTGTACCGGATCGGCGACCAGACCTTTGCCGACCTGCCGGATCTGCTGTCCTTCTACAAGCTGCACTATCTCGACACGACACCGCTGCGCCGGCCGATGGTGCGCCGGCTGGAGAAGGTCATTGGCAAGTTTGACTTCGACGGGAGCGATCCGGACGATCTGCCGTTCAAGAAGGGTGAGATTCTGCACATCATAAGCAAGGACGAGGAGCAATGGTGGACGGCGCGGAACGGGGCGGGCCAAACGGGCCAGATACCGGTGCCGTACGTGACGCGGTACGAGGAAAACATTATCGAGCGGCCAAActcgggtggtggtggtggtggcggtgctggTCCGggccatcatcaccatcaccatgcgCATCCGGCGACCGGTGGCGGTGGGATGCATCATTCGGAGAATTCGAACATTTTCAAATCGAACCTCAACCGGCAGCTGCCAGCACTGGCGCGTGTTAAGCAGGAGCGCGTCCCGAACGCGTACGACGAGACGGCCCTGAAGCTGAGCGTCGGCGACGTTATCAAGGTGCTCAAGACGAACATCAACGGACAGTGGGAGGGTGAGCTGAAGGGCAAGATTGGCCACTTCCCCTTCACGCACGTGGAGTTTATTGACGAGTGA